One Triticum dicoccoides isolate Atlit2015 ecotype Zavitan chromosome 5B, WEW_v2.0, whole genome shotgun sequence genomic window carries:
- the LOC119312492 gene encoding uncharacterized protein LOC119312492, producing the protein MEDDYAAPHLPMDIMYKIPTHISDPASLARLASSSKFWRSLIKDPTFLDCLRRRHRDHGFTPSLLLGFFYQDKSPSDLWKYHIDKTRCLAPSFLRMSELLHFVGSKSARHAIKLLSLETFIPGLGASLNFYKPIASQDSFLVLRRQSEVATPNGQALNDLLCVCNPLTGETFEIPSHRYVPPDHYALFVTNDVDIYGRMSQSFQLTGIWIRKGDRFICVCYSSKSGTWTRSQGVPQLMHDLYLVLSSAAASDGVIHWLCGSWKQMSLIHVATLHISNMKLSYLELPPEAKRNMFPLLGNSADGGILLVMVQGFQMTLWKHNSALGTDSSSWVLSERIDMRSSLPQRVATLEIWAEVRLEMFRGKSGTLVLWVDGEGLFMFSLNDRSMRRIDSANVTKKYFLCPYEIDWLSCLAITNLVVDGSLSLDLEREKAQGRWRTLMGMNLATNGAS; encoded by the coding sequence ATGGAGGACGACTATGCAGCACCACATCTTCCTATGGACATCATGTACAAGATCCCGACACACATCTCTGATCCAGCCTCCCTTGCCCGCCTCGCTTCGTCCAGCAAGTTCTGGCGCAGTCTCATCAAGGACCCGACCTTCCTTGACTGCCTTAGGAGGAGGCACCGCGACCACGGTTTCACCCCTTCCCTCCTTCTTGGCTTCTTCTACCAGGACAAGTCTCCCTCAGACCTCTGGAAGTATCACATTGACAAAACCCGCTGTTTGGCGCCAAGCTTCTTGCGGATGTCTGAACTGTTACACTTTGTTGGTAGCAAATCTGCTCGCCATGCTATCAAGCTACTATCCCTTGAGACCTTCATTCCAGGTCTTGGTGCAAGCCTTAACTTCTACAAGCCCATTGCATCCCAGGACAGCTTCCTGGTTCTGCGCCGCCAATCAGAAGTTGCCACTCCCAATGGTCAGGCCCTAAATGATTTGTTATGTGTCTGCAATCCTCTCACTGGCGAAACCTTTGAGATTCCTAGCCACAGATATGTACCTCCTGACCATTATGCCTTGTTTGTCACCAATGATGTCGACATTTATGGACGCATGTCCCAGTCCTTCCAACTGACAGGCATTTGGATAAGAAAGGGAGATCGTTTCATCTGTGTGTGCTACAGCTCGAAGAGTGGAACATGGACGAGGTCTCAAGGAGTTCCTCAGCTAATGCATGACCTTTATTTGGTGTTATCCTCAGCCGCTGCTTCTGACGGTGTCATCCATTGGCTATGTGGTAGCTGGAAACAAATGTCGCTCATTCACGTTGCCACGCTGCACATTAGCAATATGAAACTGTCATACCTGGAGCTCCCACCCGAAGCAAAGCGCAACATGTTCCCATTGCTGGGGAATTCAGCAGACGGGGGGATTCTGTTGGTCATGGTGCAAGGGTTTCAGATGACACTTTGGAAACACAACAGTGCGCTTGGCACTGACTCCAGCAGCTGGGTGCTTTCTGAAAGGATTGACATGAGAAGTTCGTTGCCGCAGCGAGTGGCCACGTTGGAGATCTGGGCAGAGGTCAGGTTGGAGATGTTCCGAGGCAAAAGTGGTACGTTGGTGCTCTGGGTTGATGGGGAAGGCCTCTTTATGTTCAGCCTCAATGATAGGTCGATGAGGAGGATTGACAGTGCAAATGTGACCAAGAAGTACTTCCTCTGCCCATATGAGATAGATTGGCTGTCCTGCCTTGCAATCACGAACCTTGTCGTTGATGGCTCGCTGTCTCTGGACTTAGAAAGGGAGAAGGCCCAAGGCAGGTGGAGGACATTAATGGGGATGAATTTGGCGACAAATGGAGCATCTTAA